In the Actinomycetes bacterium genome, one interval contains:
- a CDS encoding HPP family protein, which translates to MSDRTTGARTGVVSAGLTAAALGIAGAVGVLTGQPWLFPSLGPTVMVLAETPEQPAANPVNVLVGHLVGILAGYGSLVVTGLTDSPPVLVSGIDTPRVVAAALSVAVTTLVLQAVGRPHPPAGATTLIVSLGLLITGRDLITMMLAVAVVTGLVTALNAAFSARQDGVGTG; encoded by the coding sequence GTGAGCGACCGGACCACCGGCGCGCGGACCGGCGTGGTCTCCGCCGGCCTGACTGCCGCGGCGCTCGGCATCGCCGGTGCGGTCGGCGTGCTGACCGGGCAGCCGTGGCTGTTCCCCAGCCTCGGGCCGACCGTCATGGTGCTGGCCGAGACTCCCGAGCAGCCCGCTGCCAACCCGGTCAACGTCCTCGTCGGCCACCTGGTCGGCATCCTGGCGGGCTACGGGTCGCTCGTCGTCACCGGGTTGACCGACTCCCCACCGGTGCTGGTGTCCGGCATCGACACCCCGCGCGTGGTCGCCGCAGCCCTGTCCGTCGCGGTGACCACGCTGGTGCTGCAGGCCGTGGGCCGACCGCACCCGCCGGCTGGCGCGACCACGCTGATCGTCAGCCTCGGCCTGCTCATCACCGGCCGCGACCTCATCACGATGATGCTGGCCGTCGCGGTCGTCACCGGACTGGTCACCGCGCTGAACGCAGCGTTCAGCGCGCGGCAGGACGGCGTGGGCACGGGCTGA